One Alphaproteobacteria bacterium DNA window includes the following coding sequences:
- a CDS encoding polysaccharide deacetylase family protein: MSTSNHSYPRDMVGYGANLPDPQWPGGARIAVNFAPNYEAGGELNILHGDDTSEYLMTDFGLPAVPGARSMVTESAFEYGSRRGVWRLLEMFAARQVRMSVFAVVMGLERNPEVATAMTEAGHEMVSHGWRWIDYQHVPEDVEREHIRRAVEDLRVLTGNRPVGCMTGRCSPNTRRLLVEEGGFIYDRDAFNDELPYWVTVTGKPHLVIPYSLETNDNRFDGNSGFSTADDFFIYMKDTFDLLYAEGQTEPKMMSVGLHDRLIGRPGRAVGLARFLDYVLDHDLVWICTGEEIARHWMAAHPYGGTP; the protein is encoded by the coding sequence ATGTCGACATCGAACCACTCGTACCCCAGGGATATGGTTGGCTACGGTGCCAACTTGCCCGACCCCCAATGGCCGGGTGGCGCGCGGATCGCGGTGAATTTTGCGCCAAATTATGAAGCCGGTGGGGAGCTCAATATTCTCCACGGCGATGACACATCCGAGTACTTGATGACCGATTTCGGTCTACCGGCTGTCCCGGGCGCGCGCAGCATGGTCACCGAATCGGCGTTCGAATATGGAAGCCGACGGGGTGTCTGGCGCCTCCTCGAGATGTTCGCCGCGCGCCAAGTCCGAATGAGCGTGTTTGCCGTAGTCATGGGGCTCGAGCGCAATCCGGAGGTTGCCACGGCGATGACCGAGGCGGGCCATGAAATGGTCAGCCACGGCTGGCGATGGATCGATTACCAGCACGTGCCGGAAGACGTCGAACGCGAGCATATTCGGCGAGCCGTCGAGGATCTTCGGGTGCTGACCGGCAATCGCCCGGTCGGGTGCATGACCGGACGGTGCAGCCCCAATACGCGACGGCTGTTGGTCGAAGAGGGGGGATTCATCTATGATCGTGACGCGTTTAACGACGAATTGCCGTATTGGGTGACGGTGACGGGCAAGCCGCATCTGGTCATCCCATATTCGTTGGAAACGAATGACAATCGGTTCGATGGGAACAGCGGGTTCAGCACGGCCGATGACTTCTTCATCTATATGAAGGACACCTTCGACCTGCTCTACGCGGAAGGCCAGACCGAGCCGAAGATGATGTCGGTGGGGCTTCACGACAGGTTGATCGGTCGACCCGGGCGCGCGGTAGGCCTCGCCCGATTCTTGGACTACGTACTCGACCACGATCTGGTGTGGATTTGCACGGGCGAGGAAATCGCCCGCCATTGGATGGCGGCGCATCCCTATGGTGGAACGCCCTAG
- a CDS encoding polysaccharide deacetylase family protein: MVADGAKYPRDMVGYGRTLPNPNWPNRANICLTIAVNYEVGGEYNILHGDTHSENMLTDTGFPAYDGQRNMIVESAFEYGGRRGIWRILRILAERQIKASLWAVVMGLQRNPEVAEAAAEAGHEIVSHGWRWIDYQSVPEEEERAHVDLAVAGITALTGQRPVGWMTGRPSPNTRRLLVEEGGFLYDRDSLGDELPYWVTVTGKPHLVIPISYETNDNRSNEHMGFVTADHFFTYLKDAFDTLYREGEQGEPKMMMLAVHDRIVGRPARAAGLERFLDYVLGHDKVWFARGVDIAEHWRKHHPYE, translated from the coding sequence ATGGTGGCAGACGGAGCCAAGTACCCCCGCGATATGGTCGGCTACGGCCGCACGCTCCCGAACCCGAATTGGCCCAATCGTGCCAATATTTGCCTGACGATCGCGGTCAACTACGAGGTCGGCGGCGAATACAATATTCTGCACGGCGACACCCACTCAGAGAACATGCTGACGGACACAGGCTTTCCGGCCTATGACGGGCAGCGAAATATGATCGTCGAATCCGCCTTTGAATATGGCGGCCGGCGCGGCATCTGGCGGATCTTGCGCATTTTGGCAGAGCGCCAGATCAAAGCCAGTTTGTGGGCCGTTGTTATGGGATTGCAGCGCAATCCGGAGGTCGCCGAAGCGGCGGCCGAGGCGGGGCACGAAATTGTCAGCCACGGCTGGCGATGGATCGATTATCAAAGCGTTCCGGAGGAAGAAGAGCGCGCGCATGTCGATCTTGCCGTCGCAGGAATCACGGCACTGACCGGACAGCGGCCGGTGGGCTGGATGACCGGTAGGCCGAGCCCCAATACGCGACGGCTTCTGGTCGAGGAGGGCGGATTTCTGTACGACAGAGATTCCCTCGGCGACGAGCTCCCCTATTGGGTCACGGTGACCGGCAAGCCGCATTTGGTGATCCCCATCTCTTATGAGACCAACGACAACCGGTCTAATGAACACATGGGGTTCGTCACCGCCGATCACTTCTTCACTTACTTGAAAGACGCCTTCGACACATTGTATAGGGAAGGCGAGCAAGGCGAGCCCAAGATGATGATGCTCGCGGTGCATGATCGAATAGTCGGCAGGCCCGCGCGGGCGGCCGGACTCGAGCGGTTTCTCGACTATGTGCTCGGGCACGACAAGGTCTGGTTCGCCCGGGGCGTCGATATTGCCGAGCATTGGCGAAAACATCACCCCTATGAGTGA
- a CDS encoding nucleotidyltransferase family protein, which yields MRRFAGESDELAEFAEFALRNQQRLPLIRALEKTDLISRLPESVIGPLQRYSRSQAARHDVLCGILLEIDTMLRSHRIDYILLKGPAYAEHLYGDRDGRHFDDIDILVRLDDHNRAESLLSEIGFKPDEAPRPWDALLRNFEHAITLSRDGYKVDLHRQLRRRPAYRINDAEIWSTRQERKVAGVEVGLLSPEYELAATALEIAHDLERNACTVKTALDLYLLIRRAEGQIEWSRFFADRELENIEPLVTNVFALVLGLTGSWDEFPTLSAYLRPMEKGFPIKDPVSVAALFDREVDDGRNRVWFRKVYPGNSIIYWSWLGMAFLCSRRPPRFLSAMQQQAAKRQ from the coding sequence TTGCGACGCTTCGCCGGCGAATCTGACGAGTTGGCCGAGTTCGCCGAGTTTGCGCTGCGCAATCAACAACGCCTGCCGCTAATCCGGGCCTTGGAGAAAACGGACCTCATTTCGCGGCTTCCCGAAAGTGTGATCGGCCCGCTGCAACGTTACAGCCGATCGCAAGCGGCAAGGCATGACGTGCTGTGCGGGATTCTTTTGGAAATCGATACGATGCTGCGGTCCCATCGAATCGATTACATTCTCCTCAAGGGGCCGGCCTACGCGGAGCATTTGTACGGTGATCGTGATGGGCGCCATTTCGACGATATCGATATTCTAGTCCGGCTGGACGACCACAACCGCGCCGAATCCCTGCTATCGGAAATCGGTTTCAAGCCGGACGAGGCGCCGCGCCCTTGGGATGCTTTGCTGCGAAATTTCGAGCATGCAATCACACTCTCTCGTGATGGCTACAAGGTGGATCTGCATAGGCAATTGCGCAGGCGGCCGGCCTATCGGATCAATGACGCAGAAATATGGTCCACGCGGCAAGAACGCAAAGTCGCCGGTGTCGAGGTCGGCCTGTTGTCTCCTGAATACGAACTGGCGGCGACGGCCTTGGAAATCGCGCACGACCTTGAACGCAATGCCTGTACCGTCAAAACGGCGCTCGACCTCTACCTACTGATTCGCAGGGCCGAAGGTCAAATCGAGTGGTCCCGTTTCTTTGCCGATCGCGAACTCGAAAACATTGAACCTCTCGTAACCAATGTATTCGCCCTCGTTCTTGGTCTCACGGGCTCATGGGACGAATTTCCGACTCTGTCGGCCTACCTGCGACCAATGGAAAAGGGCTTTCCGATCAAAGATCCGGTGTCGGTCGCCGCGCTTTTCGATCGGGAGGTCGATGACGGGCGGAACCGTGTCTGGTTCCGCAAAGTCTATCCCGGCAACTCGATAATCTATTGGTCTTGGCTGGGTATGGCCTTTCTTTGCTCACGGAGGCCGCCACGTTTCCTGAGCGCGATGCAACAGCAAGCCGCCAAACGCCAGTAG
- a CDS encoding amino acid ABC transporter permease/ATP-binding protein, translated as MVVLKRVGRTLTLSFGVGVLLIVFYGPIENVWGISLEELASGGKRVEAETGTFLAWFNEFLSYTTSQFLIDGAILAVQITVLSMAIGLFLGLMLALMRLSNIWPVSALAWFYIWFMRGTPQLLQLVFIYDALPLVGLKFDTFTTAIIGFALNEAAFSGEIIRGGIISVDRSQRIAAASLGMGPALTLRRIIMPQALRAILPAITNDTISMLKLTSIASVIFVNELTFRAQQIVGQNFKFFTVFAAAAVIYLVMTSAISIAQALLEHHFNVEKEPTAPGEGALGRMFGFRAATPPISAQPQSLPISSATAARPLIPDRSEWMDLLTATDAIDESRSGEPFVVCSNVHKSYGKNHVLRGIDMTVGRGEVVTIMGPSGSGKSTLLRLVNHLEHVDDGEITVDGKYVGYERVKDKLRPIRHLAKARAEARIGMVFQHFNLFSHFTAMANVTTAPIYVYGEPAEEAENLAKRLLTDVGLGDHQSHLPHRLSGGQQQRVAIARALAISPRLMLFDEPTSALDPELVSEVLSVIRHLAEAGMTMIVVTHEVRFAQEVADRVIFMDEGVIVEEGPPDQVLSDPKEERTRRFLRLVERDADTF; from the coding sequence ATGGTTGTGCTCAAGCGAGTCGGCCGGACCCTGACCCTGTCGTTTGGGGTCGGGGTCCTACTGATCGTCTTCTATGGTCCCATAGAGAATGTTTGGGGCATCTCACTGGAGGAGCTTGCCAGCGGGGGAAAGCGCGTCGAAGCGGAAACCGGCACATTCCTCGCCTGGTTCAACGAATTCCTTTCCTACACGACATCGCAGTTCCTGATCGACGGTGCGATTTTGGCGGTTCAGATCACCGTCCTGTCGATGGCGATCGGCCTGTTTCTCGGCCTGATGCTGGCTCTGATGCGGCTGTCGAACATATGGCCGGTCAGCGCGCTCGCGTGGTTCTACATTTGGTTCATGCGCGGCACGCCACAGCTGTTGCAGCTTGTATTCATCTACGATGCGCTGCCGTTGGTTGGCCTTAAATTCGATACCTTCACGACGGCCATTATCGGATTCGCGCTCAACGAAGCCGCTTTCAGCGGAGAGATCATTCGCGGCGGTATAATCTCAGTCGACCGGAGCCAACGAATTGCCGCAGCGTCGCTGGGTATGGGCCCTGCGTTGACGCTACGCCGAATCATCATGCCGCAGGCGCTGCGCGCGATTCTCCCGGCGATTACCAACGACACGATTTCAATGCTCAAGCTGACGTCGATTGCCTCGGTCATCTTCGTCAATGAATTGACATTCCGTGCCCAACAGATTGTCGGCCAGAATTTCAAATTCTTTACCGTTTTCGCCGCCGCGGCTGTGATTTATCTCGTGATGACGAGCGCGATTTCGATCGCTCAAGCCTTGCTCGAGCACCATTTCAACGTGGAAAAGGAACCGACGGCGCCGGGCGAGGGTGCGTTGGGCCGGATGTTCGGATTCCGCGCGGCGACTCCGCCAATATCGGCGCAACCGCAGTCACTGCCAATTTCTTCGGCGACGGCGGCCAGGCCTTTGATTCCCGATCGGTCGGAATGGATGGACCTGTTGACCGCAACCGATGCGATTGACGAGTCGCGTTCCGGCGAACCGTTCGTGGTCTGCAGTAATGTGCACAAATCCTATGGCAAGAACCATGTGCTGCGCGGAATTGATATGACCGTGGGTCGCGGCGAAGTCGTCACGATCATGGGCCCCAGCGGTTCCGGCAAGAGTACCTTGCTTCGCCTCGTCAACCACCTCGAACATGTCGACGACGGTGAAATTACCGTCGACGGCAAATATGTCGGCTATGAGCGGGTGAAGGACAAGTTGCGCCCGATACGGCACCTTGCGAAGGCCCGAGCCGAGGCTCGCATTGGCATGGTGTTTCAGCACTTCAATCTGTTTAGTCACTTTACGGCGATGGCCAATGTTACAACGGCGCCGATCTATGTCTATGGCGAGCCGGCGGAAGAGGCGGAAAATTTGGCGAAACGTCTTCTCACCGATGTTGGTTTGGGCGACCATCAGAGCCACTTGCCGCACCGGCTTTCGGGAGGCCAGCAACAGCGTGTGGCGATCGCACGCGCGTTGGCGATCTCTCCACGCCTGATGTTGTTCGACGAGCCAACATCGGCACTCGATCCCGAATTGGTCTCCGAGGTGTTGTCCGTAATTCGGCATTTGGCAGAAGCCGGTATGACGATGATCGTGGTGACCCACGAAGTTCGATTCGCCCAAGAAGTCGCCGACCGCGTGATCTTCATGGACGAAGGTGTCATCGTCGAGGAAGGGCCGCCGGATCAGGTGCTGAGCGATCCCAAGGAGGAACGTACGCGGCGTTTCCTGCGGTTGGTCGAGCGTGACGCCGATACATTCTAA
- a CDS encoding ABC transporter substrate-binding protein — MKWLNITAGAAISFGVVFGMSMSAQAQDKKCEPDKVAEKYPAIAGKLLKIGADPTTPPYVFRDGDDFNKIIGYDADLARAVFECAGVEVEFQLGGWSGLLPALVAGQIDVMWDTLYYTAERAAEVDYVVYMQAGTGAMTQKGNPKNIMSLEDACGSVFSVGLGTVEEAAMRDQSKECTDLNKDPVEIMTYPDVAAGFRQVQNERADIMLSDLSLLTKHSLDNPGVYEIAFKILTGFKIGVAVVNDANDLLAAVSDGLEIMEANGTKHELFIKYQMDPDLTLPTEILRD; from the coding sequence ATGAAATGGCTTAACATCACCGCGGGTGCCGCGATCTCTTTCGGCGTTGTTTTTGGAATGAGTATGTCGGCCCAAGCGCAGGACAAAAAGTGCGAGCCGGACAAGGTCGCCGAGAAGTACCCTGCCATTGCAGGTAAATTGCTGAAAATTGGCGCCGACCCGACAACGCCCCCGTATGTCTTTCGCGATGGCGACGATTTCAACAAGATCATCGGCTACGATGCCGATCTTGCCCGGGCCGTGTTCGAATGTGCGGGGGTTGAGGTCGAGTTCCAGCTCGGCGGCTGGTCCGGCCTGTTGCCGGCGTTAGTCGCCGGCCAGATCGACGTGATGTGGGATACCCTCTACTACACGGCTGAGCGCGCTGCGGAAGTCGACTACGTCGTCTACATGCAGGCCGGGACCGGGGCGATGACCCAAAAGGGCAACCCGAAAAACATCATGAGCCTGGAAGATGCCTGTGGGAGCGTTTTCAGCGTTGGTCTCGGTACGGTCGAAGAAGCTGCCATGCGCGACCAGAGCAAGGAATGCACGGACCTCAATAAAGACCCAGTCGAGATCATGACCTATCCTGATGTCGCGGCGGGCTTTCGTCAGGTTCAAAACGAACGCGCCGACATCATGTTGTCGGACCTTAGCCTGCTGACCAAGCATTCGCTGGACAATCCGGGCGTCTATGAGATCGCGTTCAAGATCCTGACCGGATTCAAGATCGGCGTCGCTGTTGTCAACGACGCCAACGATTTGCTCGCGGCGGTTAGTGACGGTCTCGAAATCATGGAAGCCAACGGCACCAAGCATGAGCTTTTCATCAAATACCAAATGGATCCGGATCTGACGTTGCCGACGGAAATACTGCGCGATTAG
- a CDS encoding hydantoinase B/oxoprolinase family protein — MAERSYDGVRLAVLSKRFESVASKMANTLLRTGRSGVLNMARDFSCCVVTAKCELIGAAECYPIHVLRGPDIMTKAMKEFHPDLKRGDAYLHNSPYHGNSHAADHVLLVPVIDDDGVHRFTVFAKAHQADCGNSLATTYMGAARDVYEEGALIFPAVKIQSDYQDIDDIIRMCQMRIRVPGQWYGDYLAMLGAARIGERAMLEMGRDVGWDTLAAYTEEMFDYSEDLMIQAVREMPSGKANATATHDPVPGTPPDGITVKAEVEVDSAAARITVDLTDNPQAYPCGLNLSQACALSACMVGVFNSVGHKVLPNAGSYRRIDVRLGEGTVCGIPRHPTSTSVATTNLGDRVTCAVQRALAEIGDGIGMADCGAAIPATGAVISGLDPRHGNQPFCNEVILLGGSGPGTPYTDGWLTMLTMGNAGMPLVDSIEVDEIHHPMLIHERRLIPDSEGAGRFRGGPGFRVEYGPVNCDMELGYVCDGSLNPAQGARGGLGGCPARHYRRTVDGELIEVPDSSAQYVLESGESVIAYTPGGGGYGMPVERDPEQVRKDVEEGWISVERAGSVYGVKFGDDGQVDDEATARQRARLVGDGLAA, encoded by the coding sequence GTTCTCTCGAAGAGATTCGAAAGCGTTGCCTCAAAAATGGCGAACACGCTCCTGCGAACGGGGCGCTCCGGCGTGCTGAATATGGCGCGCGATTTTTCGTGCTGCGTTGTGACGGCGAAATGCGAACTCATAGGCGCTGCGGAATGCTACCCGATACATGTCTTGCGCGGTCCGGATATCATGACGAAGGCGATGAAGGAGTTCCATCCAGACCTCAAACGCGGCGACGCCTACCTTCACAACTCTCCATATCACGGCAACTCGCATGCTGCGGATCACGTCCTCCTGGTTCCGGTGATCGACGACGACGGCGTACATCGGTTCACGGTGTTCGCCAAGGCGCATCAAGCGGATTGCGGAAATTCGCTGGCGACGACCTACATGGGTGCCGCTCGCGACGTTTATGAGGAGGGCGCACTGATTTTCCCGGCGGTCAAGATACAGTCCGACTACCAGGATATCGATGACATCATCCGCATGTGTCAAATGCGTATCCGCGTTCCAGGGCAATGGTACGGCGATTATCTTGCGATGCTGGGCGCGGCCCGTATCGGGGAGCGCGCCATGCTCGAAATGGGCCGCGACGTGGGTTGGGATACCCTGGCCGCGTATACCGAGGAAATGTTCGACTATTCGGAAGATCTCATGATCCAGGCCGTCCGTGAGATGCCGAGCGGTAAGGCGAACGCCACCGCAACCCATGATCCCGTGCCGGGAACCCCACCCGACGGTATCACCGTCAAGGCGGAGGTCGAAGTCGACAGTGCGGCGGCCAGGATCACAGTCGATCTTACCGACAATCCGCAGGCCTATCCCTGCGGTCTCAACCTTTCTCAGGCCTGCGCGCTGTCGGCGTGCATGGTTGGAGTGTTCAATTCGGTTGGGCACAAAGTGCTGCCGAATGCCGGCAGTTACCGGCGTATTGACGTCAGACTGGGAGAGGGCACCGTTTGCGGTATTCCGCGCCACCCGACAAGCACATCCGTCGCGACAACAAATCTCGGCGATCGGGTGACTTGTGCGGTGCAACGAGCGCTCGCAGAAATCGGTGACGGTATCGGTATGGCCGATTGCGGCGCCGCGATTCCGGCGACCGGAGCGGTCATATCCGGTTTGGATCCTCGCCACGGCAACCAGCCATTCTGCAATGAGGTGATCCTCCTTGGCGGGAGCGGTCCCGGGACGCCGTACACCGATGGATGGCTAACAATGCTGACGATGGGGAATGCCGGAATGCCTCTGGTCGACAGCATAGAAGTAGACGAGATTCACCACCCGATGCTGATCCATGAGCGCCGCCTGATCCCGGACAGTGAAGGCGCTGGTCGATTCCGCGGCGGCCCCGGTTTCCGGGTGGAATATGGCCCGGTGAATTGCGACATGGAACTCGGCTACGTCTGTGACGGCAGTCTTAATCCGGCGCAGGGCGCCCGCGGCGGGCTCGGTGGCTGCCCAGCCCGGCACTATAGGCGGACGGTAGATGGCGAATTGATCGAGGTTCCGGACTCGAGCGCACAGTACGTGCTCGAAAGCGGAGAGTCGGTTATCGCCTATACACCGGGCGGCGGCGGATACGGCATGCCGGTGGAGCGCGATCCCGAACAAGTGCGCAAGGACGTCGAAGAGGGATGGATCTCGGTCGAGAGGGCGGGATCAGTGTACGGTGTCAAATTCGGCGATGATGGGCAGGTCGATGACGAGGCGACGGCCCGGCAGCGTGCCAGGCTCGTGGGAGACGGGCTTGCGGCATGA
- a CDS encoding cysteine hydrolase, with product MEPTNPIATVACWDRRSFPVDRVTTALMVIDMQRDFLDPGGMSANSGENIDALRSIVPILRQILEAARRVGLLVIHTREGYAPDLSDVHRVKAERDTIGKLGPLGRFLIRGEPGHGFIDEMSPIKGEWVIDKPGFGAFYRTNLEKDLHDAGISHLIVTGVTTQCCVLSSIREAVDRGFYCLTIADGCAAFDRNLHDAALATIRGENFLFGWIAEGRAILDALGPTAAGESAAQSG from the coding sequence ATGGAGCCGACCAACCCTATTGCGACTGTTGCTTGCTGGGATCGCCGCTCTTTTCCGGTCGACAGGGTGACAACCGCGTTGATGGTGATCGATATGCAGCGGGATTTCCTCGATCCCGGCGGTATGAGCGCAAACTCGGGCGAGAATATTGATGCACTTCGATCGATTGTCCCCATTCTGCGTCAGATACTCGAGGCGGCGCGACGCGTAGGATTGTTGGTTATCCACACGCGAGAGGGCTACGCGCCGGACCTCTCGGATGTCCATCGCGTGAAGGCGGAGCGGGACACGATTGGAAAGCTAGGCCCACTTGGGCGCTTCCTAATTCGCGGCGAACCCGGACACGGTTTCATCGACGAAATGTCACCGATCAAAGGTGAATGGGTGATCGACAAGCCTGGCTTCGGAGCGTTCTATCGTACAAACCTCGAGAAGGATTTGCACGACGCCGGAATCAGCCACCTCATCGTGACCGGCGTAACCACGCAATGCTGCGTTCTTTCGTCGATACGTGAGGCTGTCGATCGCGGATTCTATTGCCTCACAATCGCTGACGGCTGCGCCGCCTTCGATCGAAATCTCCATGACGCGGCCTTGGCGACCATTCGCGGAGAGAATTTCTTGTTTGGCTGGATTGCGGAGGGTCGAGCGATACTCGACGCGCTTGGCCCCACTGCGGCCGGGGAAAGCGCAGCTCAATCTGGCTGA
- a CDS encoding ABC transporter permease: MAAVSAINDIVAGALRWRLWSRLGWYDLRSRYRRSHMGLIWIALTTGIFVGSLGTLYSILFGRDPAAYIPHLALGFITWTLLSSVVTSGCRAFIQSQRFILEIYIPLSTFILKTVWQHVIIFGYQLSVFVAVAIIFDLRVGLTALLFIPGFALILLNAVWVALLMGIFATRFRDLAEIATSVLRIVFFMTPIIWMPDMIGIRAEFLELNPFYHFIELVRSPLLNVVPKATHWLVAVAALAIGWPITIAVFKRLRNRIPFWL, encoded by the coding sequence GTGGCAGCGGTCTCTGCGATCAATGACATTGTCGCGGGCGCACTAAGATGGCGGTTGTGGAGTCGTCTTGGGTGGTATGATCTGCGCAGTCGGTATCGTAGATCCCACATGGGACTGATATGGATCGCGCTCACGACGGGGATATTCGTCGGCTCGTTGGGCACGCTCTATTCGATTCTTTTTGGCCGCGACCCGGCCGCATATATCCCCCACCTTGCGCTCGGCTTCATTACTTGGACCTTGCTGTCGAGTGTGGTTACCAGTGGATGCCGCGCGTTCATTCAATCTCAGCGGTTCATTCTTGAAATCTATATCCCGCTTTCGACGTTCATTCTCAAGACCGTCTGGCAGCATGTCATCATTTTCGGTTATCAGCTTTCGGTCTTCGTCGCCGTTGCGATCATTTTCGATCTCAGAGTCGGATTGACGGCGCTGCTTTTCATTCCGGGCTTTGCTCTTATCTTGCTCAACGCCGTTTGGGTTGCGCTGCTTATGGGCATCTTCGCGACCCGGTTCCGCGACCTCGCCGAGATTGCGACGAGCGTGCTGCGCATCGTTTTTTTCATGACACCAATCATATGGATGCCAGACATGATTGGTATTCGGGCCGAGTTTCTTGAACTGAATCCCTTTTATCATTTCATCGAATTGGTGCGTAGCCCGCTCCTGAATGTTGTTCCCAAGGCGACACACTGGCTTGTCGCCGTCGCCGCACTTGCTATCGGATGGCCGATTACGATCGCGGTCTTTAAGCGGCTTCGTAACCGAATCCCGTTCTGGCTATAG
- a CDS encoding ABC transporter ATP-binding protein has translation MASIDLKNVWIEFDHVRPERRSLRHQILGGLPIGGRIHQEKRQGTRVTALREIDLQIRDGERLALIGRNGAGKSTLLRVLSGVYAPVKGSVQIDGRISAVFNAGLGFDMDASGIENIALRGILLGMHPREIDEKIEDIAQFSELGEYLSMPLRTYSSGMVLRLAFAISTSIEPDVLLLDEWIGAGDDSFIEKAERRMMNLIDRTNILVLASHRMALVKAVCTKALLLERGEIKAIGDVDEVADQYAGQFTGKPKLQDR, from the coding sequence TTGGCATCTATCGACCTGAAAAATGTGTGGATCGAATTCGATCATGTGCGTCCCGAGCGGCGATCCCTGCGCCACCAAATATTGGGCGGGCTTCCGATCGGGGGAAGGATTCATCAGGAGAAACGCCAGGGAACACGGGTTACCGCGCTGCGCGAAATTGACCTTCAGATTCGAGACGGCGAACGACTCGCGTTGATCGGTCGCAACGGCGCGGGCAAATCGACATTACTTCGTGTCTTGTCCGGGGTCTATGCGCCGGTCAAGGGCTCGGTGCAAATAGACGGTCGTATTTCCGCTGTGTTCAATGCCGGTCTCGGTTTCGATATGGACGCCAGCGGGATCGAGAATATCGCTCTTCGAGGCATCCTCCTTGGCATGCATCCAAGAGAGATCGATGAAAAAATCGAAGACATCGCCCAATTCAGCGAACTCGGCGAATACCTGTCTATGCCATTGCGAACCTATTCGAGCGGAATGGTCTTGCGCCTCGCGTTCGCGATTTCGACCTCGATCGAACCGGACGTCCTTCTGCTCGACGAATGGATTGGCGCCGGCGATGACAGTTTCATCGAGAAGGCCGAGCGGCGCATGATGAATCTGATCGATCGCACAAATATTCTCGTGCTCGCCAGCCATCGAATGGCTTTGGTGAAGGCGGTCTGTACGAAGGCACTTCTGTTGGAACGGGGGGAAATCAAAGCCATTGGCGATGTCGACGAGGTTGCCGACCAATATGCTGGCCAGTTCACGGGAAAGCCCAAGCTGCAAGATCGATAA